The genome window CGCCTGTATGGCGAGCGGATCGCCGCGCAGACCGTGGTGACGGGCACCAGCGACGAAGCCCGCAACCAGGGCTTTCGACGCCTGGCGGGCTATATCTTCGGCGGCAACGCCCGGCGCGCCTCCATCGCGATGACGGCCCCGGTCGCGCAGTCCGGCGGGCGATCCGGGGGGGCGCAGACGATCGCCATGACCGCGCCGGTGGCCCAGACCCCGTCGGGCCCGGACCGCTGGACGGTCCAGTTCTTCATGCCGGCCGCCTATACGATGGATCAGCTGCCCGTGCCGAACGATCCGACGGTCGAACTGGTCGTCGTCCCGGCCGAAACCTATGCGGTGGTGAGGTTCAGCGGTGTCGGTTCGGTGCGCGCCGTGGAGACGCACAAGGCCGAGCTGCTGGCCGGGCTGAGCGGCAGCGGCTGGGTCGCTCGCGACGAGCCGGTGGTCTGGTTCTACGACCCGCCCTGGACCCTGCCGCCGATGCGCCGCAACGAGGTCGCGGTGCGGATCGGGCGGGAGTAGGGCGCGCAGCCGGCCGCGATGGCCGATCCCTATCGCCGGACAGCAGAACGCCCGCCAGATCGCTCCGGCGGGCGTCTGGATGTCTAGTCGTCCGCGGCCTTTCAGGCGGCGGCGCTGACCGGGGTCGGGGCGGAGCCTTCCGCCGGGTCGCGCAGGACGTAGCCGCGGCCCCAGACGGTCTCGATGTAGTGCTTGCCGCCGGCGGCCGTGGCCAGCTTCTTGCGCAGCTTGCAGATGAAGACGTCGATGATCTTCAGCTCGGGCTCGTCCATGCCGCCGTACAGGTGGTTCAGGAACATTTCCTTCGTCAGGGTGGTGCCCTTGCGGAGCGAGAGCAGCTCCAGCATCTGGTATTCCTTGCCCGTCAGGTGGACACGGTGGCCGTGCACCTCGACCGTCTTGCCATCCAGGTTCACGGCGATCTCGCCGGTGTGGATGATGGCCTGGGCGTGACCCTTGGAGCGACGGACCACGGCGTGGGTGCGCGCGATCAGCTCGTCCTTGTGGAAGGGCTTGGTCATGTAGTCGTCGGCGCCGCCGCCGAAGGTCTTGACCTTGGTCTCGATCTCGGTCGAGCCCGACAGGATCATGACCGGGGTATTGATCTTGCCGACGCGCAGCTGGCGCAGGACTTCCAGACCGCTCATGTCGGGCAGATTCAGGTCCAGCATGATCATGTCGTAGTCATAGATCTTGCCCAGATCGATGCCTTCTTCACCCAGATCCGTCGTGTAGACGTTGAAACCTTCCGACTTCAGCATCAGTTCGATGCTCTGCGCGGTCGCGTGATCATCTTCGATAAGCAGAACGCGCATTCCAGCCCCTCCAGGCAAACCTTGTTCATTAAACCCGGTCTATCAGTTCCGGGTAACCTTGTTCGCGAGTTAACTGCTTAAAACCTTAAGAACCGTTAACAGCACCCCATGAACGCGAATCTAGGCTGATTTGCGAATCGGCGTCGAGAGTCCGCGAGTCCCGGATTCAAATTATTTTCAACATCTCGACGCCATCGCCCGCCTGCGACCGTTTCTGACGCATGACAGGATTATATTCCTGCTTCTTGTGGGGGCGGGTCACCGCCCCGGGACGTCAGGGAGGTCGGCACGATGAGGAGTCCATACCGCGTCGCGGTGTCGGAGGAGGACCGCAAGAAGGCGGATCTGGTGATCCAGATCGTGGCCCTGCGGTTCGGCGTGTCCGTCGCGGCGATCAATCGGGACTGCCGGCTGTCGGCCGATGCACTGCGGGCCCGCCGGGTAGCCATGTATCTGGCCTATGTCTCGTTCGACTGGCAGCAGGAGCGGGTCGGCCACGCCTTTGGCGTCAACCGCCAGACCACCTCGACGGCCTGTCGCAAGATCGAGGACGCGCGCGAGAACCGCGAGCTGAACGACCTGCTGGAAGAGCTGGAGGGGGCCATTCACGCGATCGTTGGCGCACCGGTGGACGGGACGCCGGACGTGCCGGAGGCGGCATGAGCGTGGGCAGGGTGGAGGCGACCGCGGCCGATCCGCCCCTGGCGGGGCGCGCCCGGCGCATGCTGGGACGGTCGGGCGCGTGGCTCTGCGAGCAGCCCTCAGGCGGCTACGGCCTGCGTCTGACCGCCGACCGCAGGACCCGGCCGCATATGGTGCTGGACGAGGCCGTGTTCCGGGCCCTGGTCGCGGCACCGGGTCTGAAGGCGCGGCCGGGCGGCGGCTGGGTCGCGCGGGTGCCGGACCCGCCGCACGGCATCTCGCCCGCAGGCGCGCCCGGCCGGATCGAGGGCGAACGATGCGTGATGGAAGGTGACGGTCGCCTGATCCGCCGCACGGCCAATCTGGGAGAGAGCCCGATCGCCTGGCTGGCCCGTCGCAGGGACGCGGACGGCCGTCCCTGGCTGGGTCCGGCGGAGGTGGCGGCGGCGATGCGGCTGAGGCGGGATGCGGAGCTGGCCCTGTCCGGGCCGTCGGTGACGATGCGGTGGGACGCCCTGCCCCGATCGGGTGGAGGCTCGGCCGCGCGGATGGAGCCGGGCGACCGGTCCCTGGCGGCCGCCCGGCGCGTGGCGCGGGCGCTGGAGGCCTGTGGCCCCCGCTGCCGCGGCTTCGTCGAACAGGCCTGCATCCACGACACGGCGATCCAGGCCGCCGAGCGAGCCCTCGGCGTGCCGCGACGGGCGGGGAAGCGGTTGCTGAAGGCGGGCCTGGAGGCGCTGGCGCGGCATTACCGGATCGGATGACGGCGCGGGTTGATGCTAAACCCCGGAGGCGGCCCGGATTGCGACGTAAGCGGCCACGATCAGGATCAATCCGGCGAACAGCCTGCGGCCCAGAACGGCGTTGGATCCCAGCCGACGGGCGAGGGGGAGGCCCGCCGTGGTGCCGACAAGGCCGCCTGCCGCCATGGCGGCCACCAGGCTCCAGTCAAGCCAGCCCGAGAGCGCATAGTTGCCCGCTGTCGTCGCCCCGAACGCCGCCACGCTGAGCAACGATGTCGCCTGCGCCGTCGCCAGGCTCATTCCGGTGGACGCCATCAGGCCCGGTACGATCAGAAAGCCGCCGCCGATGCCGAAGAAGCCCGCCGCCGATCCGACGCCAATGCCTGTCAAACCCACTCCCGGTGACATGGCCCAGGTCAGTCTCGGCTCGGACCCGGCGAGGGCGGCCCTGGGGCGCAGCATCGACACGCCCACCGCTGCCATGGCGACCGCGAAGATCAACAGCAGTTGATGCCCGTCGATCATCTTGGCGAGCGTTGATCCGAACCAGGCGCCGGTCGCTCCCGTGATCGCGAACAGGGTCGCGCAAGGCCAGAGGACCCGGCCAGCGCGTGCATGTCCAGCCAAAGCCGTCAGGGCATTGAGAGCGACGCCCGCCGCCGATACGCCGATAGCGACATGGGGGTCCTGGACCCCCACGACATAGAGCAGGAGTGGAACCGCCAGGACGGAACCGCCGCCGCCGAAGAGTGTCAGCAGGAGCGCGACGATGCCGCCGCTCATCGCCGCCAGCAGCAGGGGAAGCAGGTCCGTCGTCATGACCTTACGCGGCCTTCAGTGCGCTTCTGTTCCAGGGCATGGCCGCGAGAACTCGCGCCATACCGCAGAACCCGGTCGCCCCGGCGACGAAAAGACCCGCCCCCACGAAGGCTGACAGCCCCCAGAAGGCGGGGTGAACCAGCAGGCCCAGGCAAGCGCCAACCAGAATGAGGCCGCCGGCGGTCATCTGGACCTGACGCATCAGCTCTATGGGTCGGGACGCATCGATCTTCGTCGACAGCCCTTGCGCCTTCCAGGCGTCGAGGCCGCCTTCGAGGACGAAGGCCTGGCCCGGAACGCGAGAGGCCAGACGCTCGCAGTTGATGCCCGTGCGATTGCCGGTGCGGCAGGTGTAGATCACGTCACGACCGTCCGGCAGCTTGAGCGGGACCTGGTCAAAGGCCGACAGAGGCGCATGAATCGCCCCCTGGACATGTTCCCGGGCGAATTCGTCCGGTTCCCGGATGTCGATCAGGACGGCGGTATGGGCCTTCAGTCGACCGGCGACATCGACGGGCTCGAGGGGGGTCAGGATGGACATGGTCACGCCTTTTCGGAGGGCAGGGGAGGGCAGTAGATTTCGGCCAGGACGGCGATGACCTTCAGGACCGCCGGATCAGCGATGCGATAGAAGATCGTGGTGCCGTCGCGCCGGGTCGCGACCAGCTGTTCATCCCTCAGCTTCGCCAGGTGCTGGGACAGGGCGGACTGCGAAAGACCCACCAGAGCCAGCATCTGCCCTACGGACATTTCCCGCGCGCCAAGCTGGCACAGGATCATCAGCCGCTTCTCGTTGGAGAGTGCGCGCATCAGTCCGGCAGCCTCGGCTGCGCTGGCTTCGAAACGCTCCAGTCCGATGGTCTCGAGGTCGATCATGGGATCAATATATGCGGACTTGCTAAATAAGCAATATCTAATATATAGCAGTCCGGAAAGGAGCCCTTCATGGCCCGGCATCCCGACGTCCAGGGGTTTTTCGACCCCGCGACCCATACGATCACCTATCTCGTCAGCGACCCCGCGACGGGCACCGCCGCGATCATCGATCCGGTTCTGGACTATGACCCTGCGACGGCGCGGACATCGACGCGGTCGGTGGATCAGGTGATGAAGGCGCTCAGAGACGCCGGGCTGACGCTCGGGCTCGTTCTGGAGACCCACGCTCACGCCGATCACCTTACCGCAGCGGACCACCTTCGCGTGACGGAGGGGGTCGAGATAGGAATCGGAGACCAGATCACCCGTGTCCAATCGACGTTCGCGCCACTGTTCGGCGCAAGCGACGTCACGCCGGACGGGCACGTCTTCGATCACCTTTATGGCGACGGGCACGTCTTCTCGCTGGGCGCGTTAAGCGTCGAAGTGATCCAGACGCCGGGGCACACGCCGGCCTGTGTCAGCTATCGCATCGGTGATGCCGTGTTCACGGGCGACACCCTGTTCATGCCGGACTACGGCACGGCACGCACGGATTTTCCCGGCGGGGACGCGCGAACACTCTATCGTTCGATCCACAAGCTGCTGGCCTTGCCGGGCGATACCCGCATCTTCGTCGGGCATGACTATCTGCCGTCGGGCCGCAGTGACTATCGGTTCGAAACGACCGTCGACGAGCAGCGGACCGGCAACATCCACGTCGGCAGGAGTGCGACGGAAGACGCATTCGTGTCGATGCGCGAAGCCAGGGACGCAACCCTGAACGCCCCGGCGCTGATCCTGCCATCGCTGCAGGTCAATATCCGGGCGGGCGGTATGCCGCCGCCGGACCTGGATGGTCATCGCTACCTCAGGATGCCGCTCAACGTCCTGTAGAGCGATCCCGAACAAGGGCAGTGCCAATCAGGCCCACTTCCACCCACACCGGCCGTCCGGAACGACTGCGGTCCGGCGGTGCCGGGCCCGGTCGGCCGGATGGGTGATGCGGATCAGGCCGCGGCCGAAACCCGTCGCATGCGCCAGAACCGCAGGGTCCGGCCGGCGGCTTCCTTCGTCAGGTCGGCATAGAGTTTGGCGTAGCTCTGGGCCTTGCCCATGGCGCTGTCCTCCGTGCCCAGGATGACCACGGCGAAGGTCAGGAACAGGGCGCGGTCGAGGTCGGCGGCCTTGCAGATGACCGACAGGGCGTCCAGCTCGCCGCGCTCCACGATCTGGCGGGCGATATGGAAATCCACGTCGGCCAGCTGGGCCAGGGCGATCAGGAACGAGGTCCTGGAGCCCGAGCGGAGGAGGCGCGCCAGCATCGTCGGCGTCAGCTGGTTGGAGGCCTTCAGCCCATCGACATAGGCCAGGCAGTCCGCGTAGTCGGCGGGCAAGGCCCCGTCGTCCGAGGCCACGCGCGCGCGACCGGCGGCGAGGGCGCTTTCCAGCAGGATCGGATCCATCGCCGCGTTCTGTTCGAGAATCCGCTGGCGCAGACGCGCCTCGACCACGAAATACATGTCGTTCAGCAGGTCGACCGGCAGGCCCTGACGCTCGACCGCGGCGGCATGAAGGGCCGGGTTCGCCTTGGCCCGTTCGACGGCCGTTTCGGACGCCGCGCGCGACAGGATGGCCCCGTCGTTCCGCAACAGGGTGCCCAGGGTCTCGTCGTCGCCGCGCTCGACGATGATTTCGGAGACGGCCTCGGGCACGCTGGCGCGTCCAGACACGGCGCGGAGATGCCCCTGGCCCTTGGAGAGGACGACACCCAGCAGATCCTCGTCCGTCAGGACGGTGGAGGCGCGCAGGACCGCCTCGGCCACCTCGACGTCGTCATTGGCCAGACGCCGGATCAGGTTGCGCGGGGCATCGGGGGCCAGGGCGAACCGGGCTGACAGCTCGGCGCGGACGGCGGTCTCCATCTCGGCCGTCAGGTCGGTCAGGACGGAGTCGTAGAGGGCGTCCTCGGTCGCCGTGCGCGCGGCCCCGCCGAAGAAGTGGTCGGTCAGCTCTCGTAGCAGGGCGCGGCGTTTCTCGCTGGACGGCTCCTGCGCCAGGGTGATCAGGTCGGGCAGACGCGAGCCGATGTCGGCCGGGGCCGGGGGCGTGGGGGCGTTGGAGGTCAGGGTCTCGCTCATGGGCGTTCGGGATCGTCGCTGCGGGCGGGTGCGAGAAGGCGGCCCTGGGCGTCGCGCCGGGGCACCTCGGTTTCGGGCGGCTGGGCCAGGTCCAGCGCCACGCTGTCGTAATAGACGGCCTCGGGCAGGGCGGTCCGGTCCGGGGCATGACCCGCGTCGCGGTGGACGGAGTAATAGCGGCTGCTCTGCTGGCCGGGCCGGGCGGCCACGGGGGCCGGCGCCTCGGCATAGGCCTGGGGCGCGGGCTGGTCGGCCC of Brevundimonas subvibrioides contains these proteins:
- a CDS encoding SOUL family heme-binding protein yields the protein MSKTLVAIGAALVTTACSTVGVRSGTEEPAYQTLAPAGDLEIRLYGERIAAQTVVTGTSDEARNQGFRRLAGYIFGGNARRASIAMTAPVAQSGGRSGGAQTIAMTAPVAQTPSGPDRWTVQFFMPAAYTMDQLPVPNDPTVELVVVPAETYAVVRFSGVGSVRAVETHKAELLAGLSGSGWVARDEPVVWFYDPPWTLPPMRRNEVAVRIGRE
- the ctrA gene encoding response regulator transcription factor CtrA — translated: MRVLLIEDDHATAQSIELMLKSEGFNVYTTDLGEEGIDLGKIYDYDMIMLDLNLPDMSGLEVLRQLRVGKINTPVMILSGSTEIETKVKTFGGGADDYMTKPFHKDELIARTHAVVRRSKGHAQAIIHTGEIAVNLDGKTVEVHGHRVHLTGKEYQMLELLSLRKGTTLTKEMFLNHLYGGMDEPELKIIDVFICKLRKKLATAAGGKHYIETVWGRGYVLRDPAEGSAPTPVSAAA
- a CDS encoding helix-turn-helix domain-containing protein, whose translation is MRSPYRVAVSEEDRKKADLVIQIVALRFGVSVAAINRDCRLSADALRARRVAMYLAYVSFDWQQERVGHAFGVNRQTTSTACRKIEDARENRELNDLLEELEGAIHAIVGAPVDGTPDVPEAA
- a CDS encoding DUF6456 domain-containing protein, which gives rise to MSVGRVEATAADPPLAGRARRMLGRSGAWLCEQPSGGYGLRLTADRRTRPHMVLDEAVFRALVAAPGLKARPGGGWVARVPDPPHGISPAGAPGRIEGERCVMEGDGRLIRRTANLGESPIAWLARRRDADGRPWLGPAEVAAAMRLRRDAELALSGPSVTMRWDALPRSGGGSAARMEPGDRSLAAARRVARALEACGPRCRGFVEQACIHDTAIQAAERALGVPRRAGKRLLKAGLEALARHYRIG
- a CDS encoding sulfite exporter TauE/SafE family protein, producing the protein MTTDLLPLLLAAMSGGIVALLLTLFGGGGSVLAVPLLLYVVGVQDPHVAIGVSAAGVALNALTALAGHARAGRVLWPCATLFAITGATGAWFGSTLAKMIDGHQLLLIFAVAMAAVGVSMLRPRAALAGSEPRLTWAMSPGVGLTGIGVGSAAGFFGIGGGFLIVPGLMASTGMSLATAQATSLLSVAAFGATTAGNYALSGWLDWSLVAAMAAGGLVGTTAGLPLARRLGSNAVLGRRLFAGLILIVAAYVAIRAASGV
- a CDS encoding rhodanese family protein, which gives rise to MSILTPLEPVDVAGRLKAHTAVLIDIREPDEFAREHVQGAIHAPLSAFDQVPLKLPDGRDVIYTCRTGNRTGINCERLASRVPGQAFVLEGGLDAWKAQGLSTKIDASRPIELMRQVQMTAGGLILVGACLGLLVHPAFWGLSAFVGAGLFVAGATGFCGMARVLAAMPWNRSALKAA
- a CDS encoding ArsR/SmtB family transcription factor, which produces MIDLETIGLERFEASAAEAAGLMRALSNEKRLMILCQLGAREMSVGQMLALVGLSQSALSQHLAKLRDEQLVATRRDGTTIFYRIADPAVLKVIAVLAEIYCPPLPSEKA
- a CDS encoding MBL fold metallo-hydrolase produces the protein MARHPDVQGFFDPATHTITYLVSDPATGTAAIIDPVLDYDPATARTSTRSVDQVMKALRDAGLTLGLVLETHAHADHLTAADHLRVTEGVEIGIGDQITRVQSTFAPLFGASDVTPDGHVFDHLYGDGHVFSLGALSVEVIQTPGHTPACVSYRIGDAVFTGDTLFMPDYGTARTDFPGGDARTLYRSIHKLLALPGDTRIFVGHDYLPSGRSDYRFETTVDEQRTGNIHVGRSATEDAFVSMREARDATLNAPALILPSLQVNIRAGGMPPPDLDGHRYLRMPLNVL
- a CDS encoding DUF2336 domain-containing protein, which gives rise to MSETLTSNAPTPPAPADIGSRLPDLITLAQEPSSEKRRALLRELTDHFFGGAARTATEDALYDSVLTDLTAEMETAVRAELSARFALAPDAPRNLIRRLANDDVEVAEAVLRASTVLTDEDLLGVVLSKGQGHLRAVSGRASVPEAVSEIIVERGDDETLGTLLRNDGAILSRAASETAVERAKANPALHAAAVERQGLPVDLLNDMYFVVEARLRQRILEQNAAMDPILLESALAAGRARVASDDGALPADYADCLAYVDGLKASNQLTPTMLARLLRSGSRTSFLIALAQLADVDFHIARQIVERGELDALSVICKAADLDRALFLTFAVVILGTEDSAMGKAQSYAKLYADLTKEAAGRTLRFWRMRRVSAAA